One segment of Balaenoptera ricei isolate mBalRic1 chromosome 8, mBalRic1.hap2, whole genome shotgun sequence DNA contains the following:
- the BDNF gene encoding brain-derived neurotrophic factor has product MTILFLTMVISYFSCMKAAPMKEANVRGQGSLAYPGMRTHGTLESVNGPKAGSRGLTSSLADTVEHVIEELLDEDQKVRPSEENSKDADMYTSRVMLSSQVPLEPPLLFLLEEYKNYLDAANMSMRVRRHSDPARRGELSVCDSISEWVTAADKKTAVDMSGGTVTVLEKVPVSKGQLKQYFYETKCNPMGYTKEGCRGIDKRHWNSQCRTTQSYVRALTMDSKKRIGWRFIRIDTSCVCTLTIKRGR; this is encoded by the coding sequence ATGACCATCCTTTTCCTTACTATGGTTATTTCATACTTCAGTTGCATGAAGGCTGCCCCCATGAAAGAAGCCAACGTCCGAGGACAAGGCAGCTTGGCCTACCCAGGTATGCGGACCCATGGGACTCTGGAGAGCGTGAATGGGCCCAAGGCGGGTTCAAGAGGCCTGACGTCGTCGTTGGCTGACACTGTTGAACACGTGATCGAAGAGCTCTTGGACGAGGACCAGAAAGTTCGACCCAGTGAGGAAAACAGTAAGGATGCGGACATGTACACGTCCCGGGTGATGCTCAGCAGTCAAGTGCCTTTGGAACCGCCTCTCCTCTTCCTGCTCGAGGAATACAAAAATTACCTGGATGCTGCAAACATGTCCATGAGGGTCCGGCGCCACTCGGACCCCGCCCGCCGCGGGGAGCTGAGCGTGTGCGACAGCATCAGCGAGTGGGTGACGGCGGCGGATAAAAAGACTGCAGTGGACATGTCAGGCGGGACAGTCACGGTCCTCGAAAAAGTCCCCGTCTCGAAAGGCCAACTGAAGCAGTACTTCTACGAGACCAAGTGCAATCCCATGGGTTACACAAAGGAGGGCTGCAGGGGCATAGACAAGAGGCATTGGAACTCCCAGTGCCGAACTACCCAGTCGTACGTTCGGGCCCTCACCATGGATAGCAAAAAGCGCATTGGCTGGCGGTTCATACGGATAGACACTTCCTGTGTATGTACATTGACCATTAAGAGGGGAAGATAG